CATCCACTGGCAGACGATTCGCAAGCTCATCTGGGCATTGGAGGATCATTTCGGACGGGAGGCGACGGTGTTGTCGGACGTCCGCATCGACTTCCCGGGCCGCCAGAACGGCCTCGCCCCGGACGTGGCCAAGTTCCGCGACGACGCCGAGAAGGACTCCCACGGCCGCTGGCGCTATGAGGACGTCGAGTTCATCGCCGAGGTCATCTCCACGGACACCGCCAGGAACGACTACGGCCCCAAGAAGACCGCGTACGCCCTCGCCGAGGTCCCCGTCTACCTGATCGCCGACCCCTACGTGGGCAAGTGCCGGCTGTTCACCCAGCCCAAGGACGGCGACTATCTCAGTGACCTGTCCATCACCTACGGCGCCGAGGTGGACATGACCACCACCCCCCTCGACCTGGTGCTTCCCACCGCCAAGTTCCCCCGAGGCTGACGACACCCCCCGTCCGGATCCGGCGCTCCGCACTTGCCCGGCGTCCCCCCGCTCGCTTGGATGTCCCGGTCGGACGCGGCGGTGGCGAAGACGGGGCGGGGCGGATGGCGCGGGGCGGTGGGCTGGGGCGCGAGTTCCGGTGGTTGTGGGCGGCGTACGCGGTCAGCGCGTTCGGGACCCGGCTGTCGTTCGACGCGCTCCCCCTGATCGCGGTGCTGGTCCTGCACGTCGGCCCCACGGAGGTCTCCGCGCTGGCGGCGACCGGCCTGGCGGTGGGCGCGGCCGTGGCCGTACCGCTCGGCCCCTGGGTGGAGTTCCGCCGCAAGCGCCCGGTGATGATCACCATGGACCTGGTCCGCTGCGCGGCCCTGCTGACCGTCCCGGTGGCCTACGCCCTGGACCTGCTCAGCTTCCCGCAACTGCTCCTGGTCTCCACGGTCGTCGCCGTGGCCGACATCACCTTCACCGCGGCGAGCGGTGCCTTTGTGAAGTCCCTGGTCCCGGCGGAGCACCTGGTGACCGCCAACGGCCGCTTCGAGGCCACGACCTGGACCACGACCATGCTCGGCCCGCCCCTCGGCGGCGCCGCGATGGGCCTCTTCGGCCCGGTCGTCACCGTAGTGATCGACGCCGGCAGCTACCTCCTCTCGGCAGCGGGCATCCGGGCGATCGGCGGCAAGGAACCACGCCCGACCCGACCGGCCGTACCAACCCAACTAACCAAACCAACCCAACCGACCCCACCCGAGGACCCGCCCGCGCCGCGCACCCCCCGGCTCCGCGTCGGCGACCTCCCCGACGGCTGGCGGTACATCCTCCGCGACCCGGCCCTGCGCCCCCTGTTCCTCAACAGCGTGCTGGTCAACGCCCTGATCATGGCGCCGGCGCCGCTGCTGGTCATCCTCATGGTGGGTCAACTCGGCTTCGCGCCCTGGCAGTACGGCCTCGCCTTCGCCGTCCCGTGCCTCGGCGGCCTGATCGGTTCCCGCCTCTCCCGCCGTCTGGTCGCCCGCCACGGCCAGGACAGGGTCCTCCGGGTCGCCGGAACCCTGCGGGCGTGCTGGCCGCTCGGGCTGGCGTTCATCGGCGCGGGCCCGGCCGGTCTCGTCCTCGTCATGGTGGTCGAGTTCGGCCTGATCACCTGCATCGGCGTGTTCAACCCCGTGCTGGCCACCGTGCGCCTCACCCGGACCCCGGCGGATCGCGTCGCCCGCACGCTCACCGCCTGGTCCGTCACCGGCAAGCTCACCGTCGCCGCCATGACGGCCCTCTGGGGCCTCCTCGCCGCCGTCACCACCCCCCGCACCGCGATCGCCACGGCGGGCCTCCTCCTCCTGGCGACCCCCCTGCTCCTCCCGCGCCACCGCTCCGCACCGCGCGGGACCACCACCCCGAACGACCACCAGAACCCGGAGCCACTCGCGAAGAACTGACACCGACACACCGTCGCAAGCAGCAGCCGGGGGGGGGGGAGGCCGGGCCTACTGGAGCATGCCCCAGATGAGTTCGGAGTCGGCGTCCGTCACACCGGTCGTGGTGACGCCGGACGACGTGCCGGGGAAGCGCAGCGAGCCGTCGATGGCGCCGACGTAGAGGTCGGCCTTGCCGTCGCGGTCGGTGTCGCGGAGGCGGACCGGGTCGCCGAAGCAGTCGTTCCATGCGACGTCGCCGGGGACGCCGGCGGTGTTGCGGGCGAGCCACTTCGAGTTGGTGCCGGTGATCCCGCTCGCGCTGCCGCGCAGGACGTGGACGCCGCCCTCGGTCGTCTCCTGGCTGATCTTCTCTCCGAAGACGCCGATCGCGAGGTCCTTGTAGCCGTCGCCGTCGATGTCGGCGGCCGAGACGGAGGAGCCGAACGCGTCGTCGGACTCCGGGGTGCCGGCGACGCCGGTGGTGGCCTGCGTGATACGGGCGGTGGTGGCGGGGCCGGTGGAGGAGCCGTACCAGATGGACACCCGGCCCTGGTAGTTGTTGTACATCTGGCTGCCCGCCGCGAGGTCCCCGTAGCCGTCCTTGTTGAAGTCGGCGATCACCGCCTCGCTGGGGTCGCCGTAGTCCGTGACGAGGCGCAGGGTCTTGCCCCCGCTGAGCGTGGAGCCGCCCTTGACGAACCACGCGTCCGTGCCGAAGGCGTCGGGCCCGTCGGTGATTCCGATGATCACCAGATCGGTCTTGGAGTCCCCGTTCATGCTGCCCGAGACCAGGGACGTGGGCGCGAATTTCGTCGTCTTGTCGTGGCTGGTGACCGAGCCCGCCGCACCGGTGCGCGTGATGCCGCGGTAGACGTAGACCTTGCTCCCGCTGATCGCGGCCAGGTCCTTCTTGCCGTCCCCGTTGAAGTCCCCGGCGGCGAGGTCGCGGCCGAAGCGGGCGTTCGACACCTTGGCGCCGGCGTTGGGGATCGCGGTGCCACCCGAGAGGCCGGTCGCGCTTCCCCACAGGATGACGACGCCGCCCTCGTCCTTGCGTCCGTCGACATCCTCGCGCGACACCGACACGGCGAGGTCCCCGTATCCGTCGGCGTTGAAGTCGGCGGGCACCCTGACGTCGCCGAACTGGTCCTCCGTCTCGTCGGCGCCGGGGACACCGGGGCTGTCCTGGGTGATCAACTGGGTCTGGGTGCCCGGTCCGGAGGCGGTACCGAAGGTGATCCGGACGCCTCCGCCCTTGCTGTACTGCTCGTAGGTGTAGCCGGCGTAGTCGCGGTAGCCGTCGCCGTTGAAGTCGTCCGCGTACTTGGCCGCCGCCGCGCCGGCGGAGGGTGCCGTGACGACGGGGGCGAGGGACGCCACGAGGAGTGCCGCGCAGGCTGCGGGGCGAATACGCATGAAGTGTCTCCAGATGATTCTGTGCGACCGCTCCTGTGCCGATCGATTTCTCAGGGACCACAGATATCTCAGGGACCACAGGCACAGGAGCGGTTGATGATCAGGAGACAGTCGGACGGGGGAAAAGGTTGCAGGCGGACAGCTACGCGGGTCAGGGATCGCGACCGGCCTACCGCCCCGCCGCCGTCACCACGGACGTACGGTGCGACGGTCAGAACATCGTGTTGTCGTTCGCCGACGTCTCCGGCACGTTCTGGAGTACGTCCCAGTGTTCGACGATCTTTCCGTTCCGCACCCGGAACAGGTCGATGACGGCCTGGCCACGTTCGCCCGGGGCGTTGACGTAGTGGCTGTGGACGGCGACGAGGTCGCCCTCGGCGACGACGCGCTTGCGGGTGACGGTGAGGGAGGGGAACTGCTGGAAGTAGCCGCCCAGACCGGCCCTGGCCCCGGCCACGCCGTCGGGGATGTTCGGGTTGTGCTGGTGGTACTCGGGGCCCCAGTACCGGTCGAGCGCCGAGAGGTCCTTGCGCACCAGCAGCCGGTCGAACGCCTTGGTCACCAGCTTCTCGTTGTACGAGGTCAGCCAGGCAGGCCCGGGCACCTCGGTGCGCGGCCTGCTGACGGTGGAGAACATGTCGTTGCCGTTGGCGGAGGACTCCGGCACCTCCTGCCCCACGTCCCAGTGCTCCGCGATCCGCCCGCCCTGGAACCGGAAGATGTCGAAGACGGCGGAGCCCCGGGTGCCGGGCGTGAGCACGACGTTGGAGTGCACGAGGACGAGGTCGCCCTGGGAGATGACCCGCTTGATGTCGTACACGGCGTCCGGGAACTGCCCGCTCACCGCCGTCGCGAGCCCCTTCAGCGTCTCCGCCCCGTCCGGTGCGAGCGGATTGTGCTGGATGTAGTCCGGCCGCACGTACCGGTCCACGACCGCTGTGTCGCCGTCCTCGAACACTCCCTTCAGCACCCGTACGGTCACGGCCTTCTGGTAGCCGAGCCGCGCGGCGTCCCCGTGCGGGGCCCGCTCGGTGACGGCGGTGGGCGGCGCCGCGACGGCCGGTACGACGGCGACGGTGGAGGTGAGCGCGGCGGCCGCGAGGACGGCGACGAGCGCGCGGCGGGCAGGCGTGGTGGGGGTCACGATGCTCCCATCGGAGGGCCAACTCGAAAGGCGACTGGAGAGGCGCTTGAAAGTTCAAGATGATGCTTACGGAAGGAAAGCACTAACCCCCAGTTAGCGTCAAGATCCGCCCCCGCTTGCCTAGAGCGCACTCCACCGATTTGGCTAGGCAGTCATGAAGTACACACAGCTCGGACGCACAGGCCTCAAGGTCAGCCGACTGGTCCTCGGCACGATGAACTTCGGTCCGCAGACGGACGAAGCGGACAGCCACGCGATCATGGACGCGGCGCTGGACGCGGGCATCAACTTCTTCGACACCGCGAACGTGTACGGCTGGGGCGAGAACAAGGGCCGTACCGAGGAGATCATCGGCAACTGGTTCGCGAAGGGCGGCGACCGCCGCGACAAGGTCGTCCTCGCGACCAAGGTGTACGGGAACATGGCGGACTCCGAGAACGCCTGGCCCAACCACGACAAGCTCTCCGCGCTGAACATCCGGCGCGCCGTGGACGCCAGCCTCAAGCGGCTGCGAACCGACCACATCGACCTCTACCAGTTCCACCACGTCGACCGGGCCACCCCCTTCGAGGAGATCTGGCAGGCCGTCGACGTACTCGTCCAGCAGGGCAAGATCCTCTACGCCGGCTCGTCCAACTTCCCCGGCTACAAGATCGCCCAGGCCAACGAGATCGCCGCCCGCCGCGGCGGCACCATCGGCCTGGTCAGCGAGCAGTGCCTCTACAACCTCTACGAACGCCGCGCCGAGATGGAGGTCATCCCGGCCGCGCAGGAGTACGGCCTCGGCGTCATCCCGTGGTCACCGCTGCACGGCGGCGCGCTCGGCGGCGTGCTGAAGAAGGAGGTCAAGGGCGGTCGGCGCAGCGCGGGGCGCGCCGCGGGCGCCATGTCCGGCGACGACGTACGGGCGAAGATCCAGGCGTACGAGGACCTGCTCGAGAAGCACGGTCTGGAGCCCGGCGAGGCCGCCCTGGCCTGGCTGCTCACCCGGCCCGGCGTGACCGGCCCGATCGTCGGCCCGCGCACCGCCGAGCAGCTCGAATCGGCGCTGCGCGCGGTGGAACTGGAGCTGAGCGAGGAGGTCCTGACGTCTCTGGAGGAGATCTTCCCGGGTCCGGGACCGTCCCCGGAGGCCTTCGCCTGGTAGTGGGCGGCGCCACTCGCCGTGCGTGAGGGGGCGGGGAACCCGCGAGGAGCACCACCCGGCCGTGGCCGACCACGGCTCGCGGTTCCCCGGCCCCGCCTCACCGGGCGGTCACCTGCCGAGCGCCGCCGCGACAGCCACCACCGCGAACATCAGCACGAGCACACCGGCCATGATCCGGTTACGGGTCTTCGGGTCCACACCCCGAGCCTAACCGGCGGCCGGAACGATCATCGGGCCGCCCCGAGCTCCCACCGCGCCACCGCCTCGTACCGAGGCTGCTCGCCCGCCACGCCGGACGTCGGCAGGTGGCTGCGCACCAGTGCCAGGTCGGACACCGTCCACGGACGGCCGGCGAAGGTGTCGAGCACGGCGACGTGCGGCCGTACGTCGAGGTCCTCCCGGCTGCGGGCCACCGTCAGATGGGGCGTGTAGCGGCGGTGCTCCCCCATCGGCACCCCGGCCTTCCGCGCCGCCGCCTCCGCCCGGTCGGCCAGCATCCGCAGCGCGACGACGTCCCCCTCGGCCCCCGCCCACAACGCCCGCCCGCGCCCGAACCGCCCACCGCCGCGCACCGCCAGCCGGAACGGTTCGCTGCGTCCCGCGGCCCGCTCCAGCCGCCGCGACAGCTCCGGTACGACGTCCTCCTCGACCTCTCCGTAGAAGGCGAGCGTGAAGTGCCAGCCGGGCGGAGTGGTCCACCGCAACCGGTCCGCACCGGGCAACCTCTTCAACTCCCCGACCACCACGCCGAGTTCATCGACGACATCAGCTGGCGGAAGCACGGCGGCGAACAGTCTCATGCCGCCACCTTCCCAGGCCGACGATCATCCGGCGACCACCGCGCCCCGTGAGGGGCCGGGGAGCGGCGCGACCGGCCACGACGCCGCCGCGGCCGCCCGACGGCACCGCGTGGCACCCCCGTCGGCGTCACGTCCGCCACGTCGGCCCCGAGCGGAGCGCAACCGCTCAGGCCGTCGGTACCGACGTCGGTTCGTCCGCCCGCTCCCGGGACAGGACCCGCACCCGTGGGTACCCGTGGTTCCACCCCACCGACAGGCGGAGCCCGCCGGCCCTGACGAGGACCAGGCCCACGACGACTGCGGCGACCGTGGCGACGACGCCGCCGGCGACGAAGCCCAGCCGCGCGCCGTACGCGTCGGTGACCCAGCCGGCGATCGGCGCGCCCAGCGGCGTACCGCCCAGGAAGACCATCATGTAGAGGGCCATGACCCGGCCGCGCATCGCGGGGTCGGTGTTCATCTGGATGGCCGTGTTGGCGGTGACGTTCACCGTCAGGCCGAACATCCCTATCGGCACCATCAGCAGGGCGAAGAGCCAGTACGCGGGGGCCAGCGCCGCCACGATCTCCAGCAGGCCGAAGGCGAGCGCGCCGCCGATCAGGACGTGCAGCCGGGCGGTGCCCCGGCGCGCCGCGAGCAGGGCGCCGGCGACCGAGCCGACGGCCATGAGGGTGTTGAAGAGGCTGTACGAGCCGGCGTCCGCGTGGAACACGTCGTCCGCGTAGGCCGAGAGCCAGACGGGGAAGTTGAAGCCGAAGGTGCCGATGAAGCCGACGAGGACGATGGGCCACAGCAGCTCGGGGCGCCCGGCCACGTAGCGCAGGCCCTCCCGGAGCTGGCCCTTGGCGCGGGGGGCGCGGCGGACGGGGTGCAGCTCGCGGGTCCGCATCAGCAGCAGGCCGGTGATGGGGGCGACGAAGGAGAGGCCGTTGTAGAGGAAGGCCCAGCCCGTGCCGACGGTGGTGATCAGCACACCGGCGACGGCGGGGCCGACGAGACGGGCCGACTGGAAGTTCGCCGAGTTGAGGCTGACCGCGTTCTGCAGCTGGTCCGGCCCGACCATCTCGGACACGAACGACTGCCGGGCCGGGTTGTCGACGACCGTGGCCATCCCCACGGCGAAGGCGGCCACGTACACGTGCCACACCTGGACCTGGCCGGAGAGGGTGAGCGCGGCGAGGGCCAGCCCCGTCACGGCCATCGAGGTCTGCGTCACGAACAGCAGCCGCCGCTTGGGGAAACGGTCGACCAGCACACCGCCGTACAAGCCGAACAGCAGCATCGGCAGGAACTGGAGCGCCATCGTCACACCGACGGCCGTCGACGACCCGGTCAGGCTCAGCACCAGCCAGTCCTGGGCGATCCGCTGCATCCATGTGCCGATGTTCGACACGACCTGCCCGACGAAGAACAGCCGGTAGTTCCGGACCCGCAACGACCGGAACATCGAGACCCGCGAGGCCTCGGACGCGACCGCCGGGGAACCACCGGGCCGGGGGTCGGTGTCGACCTTCTTCGGCACGGCCGCGCCCTGGTCCAGGCAGCCGGCGGCATCCGGCGGGGCGGTCTTCCCCTCGTTCGCGCGGCCGGTGGTATCCGGCGGGGCTTCCCGGGCGGCGGGGACGGTCGGGGGCTCGTGGGTGGGCGGGGGTGCGGGGACGGAAGGTGTTCCGGGGCCCGTACTCAAAGGGGTTCGCCTCCTTGCGCGAAACGCGTGTACGTCGTGGGGTTGCGTGAGCCTCACCGCTCCTGTTCTGTCTGCTGGTTTTCGTGGCGACCCATGCCCGCCCCCTGACGGCGCACAGGCTGTACGCCGGGGCGCACCGGCGGCCGACCCGGCGTGCCATCCGACGGCGGCACCACCCGGCGGCCGGGTCCGGGATCAGAGGTGCGCGAGCTTCTCCAGCACCGGCGCGGCGGCCCGCAGCGCGGCCCACTCCTCCTCGTCGAGGCCCTCGACCAGCGACGCGAGGAACGCGTTGCGCTTGCGCCGGCTCTCCTCCAACATCGCCTCGGCCCGCTCGGTCTGGGTGACCACCTTCTGCCGCCGGTCCTCCGGATGCGGCTCCAGCTTCACCAGGCCCTTGCTCTCCAGCAGGGCGACGATCCGGGTCATCGACGGCGGCTGCACATGCTCCTTGCGGGCCAGCTCACCGGGGGTGGCCGTGCCGCAGCGGGCGAGCGTGCCGAGCACCGACATCTCGGTCGGGCTCAGCGACTCGTCGACCCGCTGGTGCTTGAGTCGACGGGACAGGCGCATCACGGCGGAACGGAGGGCGTTCACAGCGGCCTCGTCGTCGCCATGGTTCAGGTCAGGCATGTTCTTTAGCCTAACTCATTACTCTGCCTAAAGACCACTGAAACTCCACAGCCGTGCCCGTGAGCCCCGCCACTCATGCCGATCCACACCCCCTCATCACTCATATGAGTGACTAGTACGCAGAACATGACACGACGGACCGGAGCACACCTGACCCTCGTACACATGGGGACCACTGTGCTCAGCCTGCGGATAGACGGGGAGCTGCTCGACCGGCTCCGGACCCACGCGGCGAAAAGGGGAATGAGCGTCCAGGACTACGTGATCGGGACGCTCATCCGGGACGACTTCGACGAGCGGTTCCAGACCGCCGTCGACGAGACCGAGAAGTTCTACGGGGTCACGTGAGCCCCAGCGCCGGCATCAGGTAGTAGAAGAGGAAGACCGCCGAGACCACGTACATCGCGACCGGAACCCCGCGCCCGCGCCCCGCGGCCAGGCGCAGCACGACGAAGGTGATGAAGCCCATCCCGATGCCGTTGGTGATCGAGTAGGTGAACGGCATCATCACCATCGTCACGAAGGCCGGGACCGCGATCGTGTAGTCGGCCCAGTCGATCTCGCGGACGGAGTTCGCGAGGATCAGGAACCCGACCGCCAGCAGCGCCGGAGTCGCCGCCTGGGAGGGCACCATCGTGGCGACCGGGGTGAGGAACAGCGCGACCGCGAACAGCGCGCCGGTCACCACGTTCGCGAACCCGGTGCGCGCCCCCTCGCCCACACCCGCCGTCGACTCCACGAAGCAGGTCGTGGCGGACGAGGAGCTGGCACCACCGGCCGCGACGGCGATGCCGTCGACGAACAGCACCTTGTTGATGCCCGGCAGCTGACCGTCCGCGTCTGTCAGCTTGGCCTCGTCGCCGACGCCCATGATCGTGCCCATCGCGTCGAAGAAGCACGACAGCAGCACCGTGAAGACGAAGAGGACGCCCGTCAGCAGGCCCACCTTGCCGAAGCCGCCGAAGAGACTGACCTCGCCGAGCAGCCCGAAGTCGGGGGTGGCGACCGGGGTGCCGGGCCACTTCGGGGTGGTCAGCCCCCAGGAGCCGGCCGGCAGCTTGGCGACGGCCTCCACGACCACCGCGAGCAGCGTCATCGCGACGATCGAGATGAGGATCGCGCCCGGCACCTTGCGCACGATCAGCGCGAGCGTCAGCAGCGCGCCGAGGACGAAGACGAGCACCGGCCAGCCGTTCAGGTGCCCGTCCGCGCCCAGTTGGAGCGGCACGGTCGTGTGCGCGGCGTCCGGGATACGGGTGACGAAGCCGGCGTCGACCAGCCCGATCAGCATGATGAACAGACCGATGCCGATGGAGATGCCCTTGCGCAGACCCAGCGGCACCGCGTTCATGACGCGCTCCCGCAGGCCCGTCGCGACCAGCAGCATCACGACGAAACCGGCCAGCACGACCATGCCCATCGCGTCCGGCCACGACATGCGCGGCGCGAGCTGGAGGGCGACGACCGTGTTCACGCCGAGCCCCGCCGCCAGCGCGATCGGCACATTGCCGATGACGCCCATGAGGAGGGTGGTGAAGGCTGCGGTGACGGCGGTGGCGGTGACGAGCTGGCCGTAGTCCAGCTGGTGCCCGTACATGTCCTTCGCGCTGCTCAGGATGATCGGGTTGAGCACGATGATGTAGGCCATCGCGAAGAAGGTGGCGAACCCGCCCCGGATCTCACGCGACAGCGTGCTGCCGCGTTCCGTGATCCGGAAGTGGCGGTCGAGGGTGGCAAGGGTGCCCTGCGGGGACATACGAGACCTCATCCCCAACAGACCACCCGGAGCTCGGGGCGTTGTTGGAGTTTTCTACGAACAGAAGTGGCCAGCGAGAAACCGTTTCAGTATGAACATACATTTCGGCGAACGCCATCTCCGCGCGTAGACCCGCGCGCCTCGTAAGCTGTGCCCCATGGCGAAGTGGACCCCCAAGCACGAGGCACCGGAGCCCCTGGAAGGGCCCATCGTGCCGACCATCATCGGCGGCACGATCCTGTGGCTCGTCCTCTTCGTCGTCCAGCTGCCCTTCTACGGCTGGTACGAGGACCACGGGCACACCTGGTGGATCTGGACCTGCCTGGCGGGCGGCGGCCTGGGCTTCATCGGCATCTACTACGTCCGCAGACGCGACGCGGCGATCAAACGCGACGCGGCCCGCAGGGCCCCGGCGGAGGCGGAGGCCGCGAAGGCCGCGGAGGCGGAGGCAAGGGCCAAGGCCACCAAAGCCGACCGGATCGCAGCGGAGGCCGAGTCCGAGTCCGACGACGTGTCGACCGGCCCCACGACCAACTGAGCCCCGGAAGGGGCGCGGGGCTTGAGCCCCGGAAGGGGCGCGGGACTGCGCCCCGGAAGGGGCGCGGGGAACTGCGCGAGCAACCACGACGAAGCGGCACTCGCCGGCGACCCCCTCGAGCCCGTCCGGCGATGGAGGACGAGCCCGAAGGGCGACAGCGGGGGGCCGGGGGCGCAGCCCCCAGGGGCCGGCATCGACCGACGGGACCCACCGAACCCCGGGCACACACGACCCGGTATCACGGCGGAGCCCTCTCCTCCCCAGGTCGGATCTTTCGCGCACTCGGTGGGTGAACCCCCAAATCCGCACGTACCGTCGAATGCATGACGCACATCGACGCGGGTACCGACCTCGATCCTGTGCACCCCACCCCCGCCCCGGCCCCTCCGGACACGAGACGGGCGCGCGGTCTGACGGCCGCCGAGGTGGCCGAGCGGGTGGCCCGCGGCGAGGTGAACGACGTACCCGTACGGAGCAGCCGCTCCACGGTGGACATCGTCCGGGCGAACGTCTTCACCCGGTTCAACGCGATCATCGGCGTCCTCTGGGTGATCATGCTCTTCGTCGCGCCCATCCAGGACAGCCTTTTCGGCTTCGTCATCCTGGCCAACACCGGCATCGGCATCGTCCAGGAGTGGCGGGCGAAGAAGACCCTCGACTCCCTCGCCGTGATCGGCGAGGCGAAACCCACGGTCCGCCGCGACGGGGTCGCCGCGACCGTCGGCACCTCCGAGATCGTCCTCGGGGACCTGATCGAGATCGGCCCCGGCGACAAGATCGTCGTCGACGGGGAGTGCGTCGAGACCGACGGCCTGGAGATCGACGAGTCGCTGCTCACCGGCGAGGCCGACCCGGTCGTCAAACAACCCGGCGACCAGGTGATGTCAGGCAGCTTCGTCGTCGCGGGCGGCGGCGCGTTCACCGCGACCAAGGTCGGCCGGGAGGCCTACGCCGCCCAGCTGGCCGAGGAGGCGAGCCGCTTCACCCTCGTCCACTCCGAGCTGCGCTCCGGCATCTCCACCATCCTCAAGTACGTCACCTGGATGATGGTCCCGACCGCGATCGGTCTGATCATCAGCCAGCTGATCGTGAAGGAGAACGACTTCAAGGACTCCGTCGCCCGCACGGTCGGCGGCATCGTCCCGATGGTCCCCGAGGGCCTCGTCCTGCTCACCTCCGTCGCCTTCGCCATCGGCGTGATCCGTCTCGGCCGCAAGCAGTGCCTGGTGCAGGAGCTGCCGGCCATCGAGGGCCTCGCCCGCGTCGACACCGTCTGCCTGGACAAGACGGGCACGCTCACCGAGGGCGGCATGGACGTCACCGAGCTGCGCCCCCTGAACGGCGCGGACGAGTCGTACGTACGCCGGGTACTGGGCGCCCTCGGCGCGTCGGACCCCCGGCCGAACGCCTCCCTCCAGGCGATCATCGACGCCTGTCCGGACGGCGAGGAGTGGCGCTGCACCCAGTCGCTGCCCTTCTCCTCGGCCCGCAAGTACAGCGGCGCGGCCTTCGGCGAGAGCGACGGCGCGTCCAGCACCTGGCTGCTGGGCGCCCCCGACGTCCTCCTCCCCGACGACGACCCGGCCCTCACCGAGACCGAACGGCTGAACGAGGACGGGCTACGGGTGCTGCTGCTGGCCCGGGCGACCCGGGCGCTGGACGACCCCGAGGTCGCGACCGGCGCGCATCCGACCGCCCTCGTCGTCCTCGAACAGCGGCTGCGCCCGGACGCCGCCGACACCCTGCGCTATTTCGAGGAGCAGAACGTCCGG
This genomic stretch from Streptomyces deccanensis harbors:
- the thpR gene encoding RNA 2',3'-cyclic phosphodiesterase yields the protein MRLFAAVLPPADVVDELGVVVGELKRLPGADRLRWTTPPGWHFTLAFYGEVEEDVVPELSRRLERAAGRSEPFRLAVRGGGRFGRGRALWAGAEGDVVALRMLADRAEAAARKAGVPMGEHRRYTPHLTVARSREDLDVRPHVAVLDTFAGRPWTVSDLALVRSHLPTSGVAGEQPRYEAVARWELGAAR
- a CDS encoding MFS transporter translates to MFRSLRVRNYRLFFVGQVVSNIGTWMQRIAQDWLVLSLTGSSTAVGVTMALQFLPMLLFGLYGGVLVDRFPKRRLLFVTQTSMAVTGLALAALTLSGQVQVWHVYVAAFAVGMATVVDNPARQSFVSEMVGPDQLQNAVSLNSANFQSARLVGPAVAGVLITTVGTGWAFLYNGLSFVAPITGLLLMRTRELHPVRRAPRAKGQLREGLRYVAGRPELLWPIVLVGFIGTFGFNFPVWLSAYADDVFHADAGSYSLFNTLMAVGSVAGALLAARRGTARLHVLIGGALAFGLLEIVAALAPAYWLFALLMVPIGMFGLTVNVTANTAIQMNTDPAMRGRVMALYMMVFLGGTPLGAPIAGWVTDAYGARLGFVAGGVVATVAAVVVGLVLVRAGGLRLSVGWNHGYPRVRVLSRERADEPTSVPTA
- a CDS encoding MFS transporter, with the translated sequence MARGGGLGREFRWLWAAYAVSAFGTRLSFDALPLIAVLVLHVGPTEVSALAATGLAVGAAVAVPLGPWVEFRRKRPVMITMDLVRCAALLTVPVAYALDLLSFPQLLLVSTVVAVADITFTAASGAFVKSLVPAEHLVTANGRFEATTWTTTMLGPPLGGAAMGLFGPVVTVVIDAGSYLLSAAGIRAIGGKEPRPTRPAVPTQLTKPTQPTPPEDPPAPRTPRLRVGDLPDGWRYILRDPALRPLFLNSVLVNALIMAPAPLLVILMVGQLGFAPWQYGLAFAVPCLGGLIGSRLSRRLVARHGQDRVLRVAGTLRACWPLGLAFIGAGPAGLVLVMVVEFGLITCIGVFNPVLATVRLTRTPADRVARTLTAWSVTGKLTVAAMTALWGLLAAVTTPRTAIATAGLLLLATPLLLPRHRSAPRGTTTPNDHQNPEPLAKN
- a CDS encoding MarR family winged helix-turn-helix transcriptional regulator → MPDLNHGDDEAAVNALRSAVMRLSRRLKHQRVDESLSPTEMSVLGTLARCGTATPGELARKEHVQPPSMTRIVALLESKGLVKLEPHPEDRRQKVVTQTERAEAMLEESRRKRNAFLASLVEGLDEEEWAALRAAAPVLEKLAHL
- a CDS encoding VCBS repeat-containing protein; this encodes MRIRPAACAALLVASLAPVVTAPSAGAAAAKYADDFNGDGYRDYAGYTYEQYSKGGGVRITFGTASGPGTQTQLITQDSPGVPGADETEDQFGDVRVPADFNADGYGDLAVSVSREDVDGRKDEGGVVILWGSATGLSGGTAIPNAGAKVSNARFGRDLAAGDFNGDGKKDLAAISGSKVYVYRGITRTGAAGSVTSHDKTTKFAPTSLVSGSMNGDSKTDLVIIGITDGPDAFGTDAWFVKGGSTLSGGKTLRLVTDYGDPSEAVIADFNKDGYGDLAAGSQMYNNYQGRVSIWYGSSTGPATTARITQATTGVAGTPESDDAFGSSVSAADIDGDGYKDLAIGVFGEKISQETTEGGVHVLRGSASGITGTNSKWLARNTAGVPGDVAWNDCFGDPVRLRDTDRDGKADLYVGAIDGSLRFPGTSSGVTTTGVTDADSELIWGMLQ
- a CDS encoding aldo/keto reductase, encoding MKYTQLGRTGLKVSRLVLGTMNFGPQTDEADSHAIMDAALDAGINFFDTANVYGWGENKGRTEEIIGNWFAKGGDRRDKVVLATKVYGNMADSENAWPNHDKLSALNIRRAVDASLKRLRTDHIDLYQFHHVDRATPFEEIWQAVDVLVQQGKILYAGSSNFPGYKIAQANEIAARRGGTIGLVSEQCLYNLYERRAEMEVIPAAQEYGLGVIPWSPLHGGALGGVLKKEVKGGRRSAGRAAGAMSGDDVRAKIQAYEDLLEKHGLEPGEAALAWLLTRPGVTGPIVGPRTAEQLESALRAVELELSEEVLTSLEEIFPGPGPSPEAFAW
- a CDS encoding nuclear transport factor 2 family protein, with translation MTPTTPARRALVAVLAAAALTSTVAVVPAVAAPPTAVTERAPHGDAARLGYQKAVTVRVLKGVFEDGDTAVVDRYVRPDYIQHNPLAPDGAETLKGLATAVSGQFPDAVYDIKRVISQGDLVLVHSNVVLTPGTRGSAVFDIFRFQGGRIAEHWDVGQEVPESSANGNDMFSTVSRPRTEVPGPAWLTSYNEKLVTKAFDRLLVRKDLSALDRYWGPEYHQHNPNIPDGVAGARAGLGGYFQQFPSLTVTRKRVVAEGDLVAVHSHYVNAPGERGQAVIDLFRVRNGKIVEHWDVLQNVPETSANDNTMF
- a CDS encoding Uma2 family endonuclease; amino-acid sequence: MTVLEDRIAMADSDNTRQLDDMFERLEKMPVPEGYKVEIVGGTIYMSPQRDIHWQTIRKLIWALEDHFGREATVLSDVRIDFPGRQNGLAPDVAKFRDDAEKDSHGRWRYEDVEFIAEVISTDTARNDYGPKKTAYALAEVPVYLIADPYVGKCRLFTQPKDGDYLSDLSITYGAEVDMTTTPLDLVLPTAKFPRG